In Microbacterium enclense, the DNA window ACGACCTCGTCGCCACCCTCGAGGTGTCGATGCCGGATGCCATCCTCGGCACGACCACCTCGATCGACTCGCTCGACGGTTCGGTCGACCTCGAGGTGCGACCGGGCGTGCAGTCCGGCGATGTGCTGACGATCAAGGGACGCGGCATCACCCCGCTCCGCGGAAGCCAGCGCGGCGACCTGAAGGTCGGGGTGCACGTGGTCACGCCCACCCGCCTCGACCACAAGGAACGCGCTCTCATCGAGGAGTTCGCCAAACGGACGAAAGCGCCCAAGCCGCGCCTGGCGGAGCACCAGCAGGGCATGTTCAGCAAGTTCCGCGACCGCTTCCGGCACTGACCGTGGCCCTGCACTTCGTCACCGACGAGGCGGCATCCGCTCAGCCGGGCGACGCGATCTCCCTTACCGGCGCCGAGGCGCACCACGCCGCGGCCGTGCGCCGTGTCCGTGTCGACGAGGCCGTCACACTGGGCGACGGCCACGGCGCATGGCTCGACGGTGTGGTCGTCGCCGCGACGCCGAAGCAGGTCGACGTGCGTGTCACGGGACGCGTCGACGTCGCCGCTGCCGTCCCGCGTTTCGTGCTGGTGCAGGCCCTCGCCAAGGGTGATCGCGATGAGCTGGCCGTTCAGGCGGCGACGGAGTTGGGCATCGACGCGATCGTTCCCTGGCAGGCGGCCCGCAGTGTCTCGCGCTGGGACGCCAAGGCTGAGAAGGGTCTCGCCCGGTGGCGCACGATCGTCCGCGAGGCGGCGAAGCAAGCCCACCGCGCGTGGATCCCCGAGGTCGACGGGATCGCGCGGACGGCCGACCTCGTCCGGCTCGCCGCGACGGCCACCGTGCTGGTCCTGGAGCCCTCGGCATCCGACCGCCTGACCTCCGTCGCCGCGGAGACCTCCGACGGCCGGGATGTCGTGCTGGTGGTCGGCCCCGAGGGAGGAATCGCCCCCGAGGAACTCGACGCGCTTCTCGAAGCGGGTGCCCGGCTCGTGCGCCTCGGAGACACGGTGCTGCGCACCTCGACCGCGGGAGCCGCGGCGATTTCGGTGCTGTCGGCGGCCCACGGGCGCTGGTGAGCTGTGGCCGGGCGCAACCCGCCTCGTGTGTCGGAGCCCGTCGATAGACTGCTGCCATGAGCGAACCGTCGATCTTCACGCGAATCCTGCAGGGCGAGATCCCCGCCGAGATCGTCGCCGAGACCGAGAACGTCTTCGCGATCCGCGACATCGCTCCTCAGGCCCCGGTGCATCTGCTGGTGATCCCCAAGACGCAGCAGTACCGCAATGTGGTCGAGCTGGCCGCCGCAGATCCCGATCTCCTCACCGAGGTCGTCGGACTGGCGAACACCGTGGCCGCCGAGCACGCCGACGGTGACTTCCGTCTGATCTTCAACACCGGCGAGGGTGCCGGTCAAACCGTCTTCCATGTGCACGCCCACGTTCTCGCGGGCGGCCTGAACGAAAAGAGCCTGGGTGGCTGATTCCCCCGAAGAACACGTCGTCGATCGCATCGAGGTCGACGGCGTCGCCATGGTGCAGCTCCTCGGCCCGCAGGATCGCCTCCTGCGCGTGGTCGAGAAAGAGCACCCCACCGTCGACGTGCACGTCCGCGGCAACGAGGTCACACTGTCGGGTGAGGCCGGCGCCGTACGCGCGGCACGCGGACTCGTCGACGAACTGCTCGCGATGACGCGGTCCGGTCAAGGACTCGACCCCTCCGACGTGTCGAGCTCGAATCGCATGCTGCGCTCCGACGGCGGCCCTCGTCCGTCCGAGGTCATGGGGGAGGCGATCCTCTCGTCGCGTGGCAAGGTCATCCGCCCCAAGACCGCGGGACAAAAGGCCTACGTCGACGCGATCGAAGAGAACACGATCGTGTTCGGCATCGGGCCCGCCGGTACGGGAAAGACCTACCTCGCGATGGCGAAGGCCGTGCAGGCCCTGCAGCGCAAAGAGGTCAGCCGCATCATCCTCACCCGTCCCGCGGTCGAAGCGGGGGAGCGGCTCGGATTCCTCCCGGGCACGCTGACCGACAAGATCGACCCGTATCTGCGCCCGCTCTACGATGCGCTCAACGAGATGATGGACCCCGAAATCGTCCCCAAGCTCATGGCGACGGGAACGATCGAGGTCGCTCCGTTGGCGTACATGCGCGGACGCACGCTCAACGACTCGTTCGTCGTGCTCGACGAGGCACAGAACACCACGCCCGAGCAGATGAAGATGTTCCTCACGCGCCTGGGGTTCGGAACCCGCATGGTGGTCACGGGTGACATCACCCAGATCGACCTTCCCCAGGGGGCGTCGGGGCTCCGGCTCGTCACACGGGTTCTCAGCGACGTCGACGACATCCATTTCTCGTACTTGACCAGCGACGACGTCGTCCGGCACACCCTCGTGGGCCGTATCGTCGACGCCTACACCGAGTACGACGAGAAGCGCCTCGTCGCGCGACGTGAGCGCGATGAGGCCACCGAGTTCGCCAACCGTGCGGAGCGCCGCGGCCCCCGGGCCGCGGGTCCCCGCGATCACCTCCCGAGACGAAACCGCTCATGACGATCGAGATCAACAACGAATCCGGCTACGACATCGACGAGCAGGTGCTGTTGCGTCTGATGGAGTACAACCTCGCCGAGCTCCATGTGAGCGCCGACGCCGATGTGGCGATCGTGCTCGTCGACGAGGGCGCGATGGAGTCGCTGCACGTGCAGTGGATGGATGAGCCGGGTCCCACCGACGTTCTGAGCTTCCCGATGGACGAACTCCGCCCGGGGTCGGAAGACGCACCTACTCCCGCCGGGCTCCTCGGCGACATCGTGCTCTGCCCCTCCGTCGCCGAGGCGCAAGCCGTCACGGCCAAGCACTCGACGCAGGACGAACTGATCCTGCTCACTACGCACGGTCTGCTCCACCTGCTCGGCTTCGACCACGCCGAGCCCGACGAGGAGCGCGAGATGTTCGGCCTGCAGCGCGAGCTCATCACGGGTTTCCAGGCCGTCGAGCGCCGCCGCAGCGCATGACCGAGGCTCTCCTCCTCGTCGCCGCTCTGCTGCTCGTCGCCTTCGGCGGGTTGATGGCGGCGTCCGAGGCGGCCCTGGGTGTCACCTCCCGATCCGACCTGCTCGAGCTGGGGAGTTCCGGACGCAACGCCCGCGCCCTCCAGCGCATCGCCGACGACCCGAGCGCCCATGTGACGGCCGTGGGATTCATCCGCGTGCTCGCCGAGACCACCGCGGCCGTCCTCGTCACGGCCGCGTTCGTGCTGATCTTCGACAACATCTGGCTCGCCATCGCGGCGGCCGCCGTCCTGATGACGGGCATCTCCTTCATCGCCGTCGGCGCGAGCCCGCGCTCGGTCGGTCGGCAGCACGCTCGGGGGCTGCTGCGCGGAGGGGCACCCCTCATCCGCGGGATGCGCATCATCCTCGGGCCCCTCGCCCACGGGCTCGTGTCGGTCAGCAACCGCGTGACCCCGGGTCTGTCGCAGTCGACGTCGTTCGCCTCCGAAGAGCAACTGCTCAGCATCATCGACGAGGCCGCCGAGAACGAGCTCATCGAGCAGGACGACCGCGAGCTCATCCACTCGGTGTTCGACTTCACCGACCGTTATGTCCGCGAGGTCATGGTTCCGCGTACCGACATGGTGACCGTGGATGCCGCAGCCACCTCCCGCGAAGCCCTCGCCCTGTTCCTCGAGAAGGGCGTCTCTCGCGTCCCTCTCGCCGACGACGATGCCGACGACGTCGTGGGGATGCTCTATCTGAAAGACCTCGTCCAGTTCGGCTTCCGCGACGAAGCCGGGTGGCGTGATGCCCCCATCCGACGGATCGCGCGACCTGCCGTGTTCGTTCCGGAGTCGATGAAGGCCGAGACGCTGCTCCAGCAGATGAAGCGCGACGCGGTGCACGTGTGCCTCGCCGTCGACGAGTACGGCGGCATCTCCGGCCTGGTCACGCTCGAGGACCTCATCGAGGAACTCGTCGGCGAGATCGCCGACGAGTACGACGCCCCCTCCACCGAGGTCGTCGCCCTCGACGACGGCCGTTACCGGGTGAGTGCACGCCTGGGGCTCGACGAGGTCGGCGACCTGTTCGGCCTCGAGCTCGACGATGAAGACGTGGACTCGATCGGCGGACTCCTCGGCAAAGCTCTCGGGCGGATCCCGCAACCCGGAGCCACCGCAGAACACTCCGGTCTGGTAATGACCGGGGGAGCCTCACGGGGACGCAATCGCGGCATCGCGACCGTCTTCGTGGAGCGTGCAGATCCGACGGACGACGACGCCGATGCGGACGAATCCGCGCGCGAAAGGAACGATAGATGAGCGACACCCGATCCGGATTCGTGACCTTCGTGGGGCGCCCGAACGTCGGGAAGTCGACGCTCACCAACGCACTCGTCGGCGAGAAGGTCGCCATCACGAGCGACAAGCCGCAGACGACCCGCCGAGCGATCCGCGGGATCGTGAACCGCCCCGGCGGTCAGCTCGTCGTCGTCGACACTCCCGGCATCCATCGCCCTCGCACCCTCCTGGGCCAGCGTCTGAACGACCTGGTGGAACAGGTGCTCGGCGACGTCGACGTCATCGCGTTCTGCGCTCCGGCGACCGAGAAGGTCGGCCCCGGTGATCGGCGGATCGCCGAATCGCTGTCGGGATATCCACGCGCCAAGAAGGTCGCGCTGGTGACGAAGACCGACGCTGCCACACGCGAGCAGATCACCGAGCGCCTCATCGAGGTCGACAGCCTGCGCGAGGACTGGGCCGCAGTCATCCCTCTGTCGGCGGTGACGAACGACCAGCTCGACGTACTGAGCGACGAGTTGCTGGCGCTGATGCCCGAGGGGCCCGCGCTGTACGACGCCGGAGTGACCACGGACGAGACCGTGGAAGACCGCATCGCCGAGATCATCCGCGAGGCCGCTCTGTATGGCGTCCGCGACGAGCTGCCGCACTCGATCGCGGTGACCGTCGACGACGTCGCGCCCCGCGAGGGCAGCGACCTGACCGATGTGTGGGCCAATATCGTCGTCGAGCGCGACAGCCAGAAGGCGATCATCATCGGTCGCAAGGGCTCGCGCCTCGCCGATGTCGGGGCCCGCGCCCGCGCCGGGATCGAGCCGCTCGTCGGTGGTCGGGTGTACTTGTCGCTCCACGTCCGCGTCGCGAAAGAGTGGCAGCGCGACGCGAAGCAACTGGGCCGCCTCGGTTTCTGAACGACCCGCACCCGTACGACGAAAGGCGCGATGATGGCGAAGAGGTGGACGGCGTCGGCTCCGGGGCCGATCGACACGTGGAGCTTCGACGAGATCGACGTGAGCCCGCCCGGTCGCGGCGAGGTCACGATCCGCGTCCACGCGGCGGGTGTCAATCCTGCGGATGCCAAGCACGTGGCTCAGGCACGACCCGGGGCGACCTTCCCCGTACCGATCGGGTACGAGCTCTCCGGTGAGGTCGTCGCGGTGGGTCAGGACGCGGTGGGCGGCACGGGTGAACTCTCCGTCGGCGACGACGTGGTCGCGTTCCGCGTGCAGGGAGCGTACGCGACCGACATCACGGTGCCCGCGCGCGATGTGTTCGCCAAGCCCGCGAACCTGTCCCACCCGGAAGCAGCGAACCTCCTGCTCGCCGGCACCACCGCCGCCGAGATGATCCAGGTCACCCGCGTCGAGGCCGGCGATACCGTCCTCCTTCATGCGGCTTCGGGCGCGGTGGGTGTGAGCCTCCTTCAGCAGGCGCGTGAACTCGGTGTCCGCGTGATCGGCACGGTGGGCTCGGATTCGCCTGCCTCGGCGGATCGCGTCCGTGGATACGGCGGCATCCCCGTCGCCTATGGCCCGGGCCTGCGTGAGCGTGTGGAGAAAGCGGCGAACGGGGCGCCCATCGCGGCGGCGTGGGACGCCGTCGGTACCGACGAAGCGATCGACGTCTCGCTCGCCGTCGTCGCCGAGCGCGACCGCATCGTCACGATCGTCGATCCCGAGCGGGCGAAACGAGACGGTTTCCTCTGGATCGCCGGTTCTCGGCCCGAGAGCGCGCGGTTCCGGGACATCGCCCGAGCGCGCGTCCTCGAGCTCGCGGCATCCGGGGCCCTGGAGGTCCCGCTGGCCCGCACGTACCCGCTCGCCGAAGCCGTCGACGCGGTGCGCTTCGTCATGGCCGGGCACCCGGGCGGCAAGGTCGCACTGGTGCCGTGACCTCTTCACCTTTCGTTCTGCCTCCGGCACCGACACAGCTCGACGTGAGGCGAGGAAGGGTGCGCCTGCGACCGGTCGTCGATGCCGATCTCCCCGCGATGGTGCGCTACCGCGGCGACGCGGAGGTATGCCGGTTCCTCCCGTTCGAGCCGCAGACAGCCGACGACATCCGTTCCCGCATCGGCCACCTCTTCGGGGGCACGGCCTTGACGGGGGAGCGTGGCGGGGTCGTCCTGGTCATCGAGCGGACCTCCGACGACGCGGTGGTCGGCGACCTCGTGCTCTTCCACCTCGACGCCCTGACGGGGACCGCCGAGATCGGGTGGGTCATCGACCCGGCGGCATCCGGTGCAGGGCTTGCCACCGAGGCCGTACGCGCCCTGATCGACACGGCATTCGGCCTGTACGGGCTCCGGCGACTGGTCGCGCGCATCGACGCCGAGAACGCCCGGTCCCTCGCTCTGGCGGCGCGCCTGGGGATGCGCCGGGAGGCGCACCTCATCGAGAACGAGTGGTTCAAAGGGCGCTGGAGCGATGAGATCGATTTCGGCCTTCTGCAGCGCGAGTGGACGGCGGGGGAGTGAACCGTCCGACGCGAGGCTGGTACGATCGCAGAATGCGCTTCGGTGGTCTGCTTCTTCTTAG includes these proteins:
- a CDS encoding hemolysin family protein, whose amino-acid sequence is MTEALLLVAALLLVAFGGLMAASEAALGVTSRSDLLELGSSGRNARALQRIADDPSAHVTAVGFIRVLAETTAAVLVTAAFVLIFDNIWLAIAAAAVLMTGISFIAVGASPRSVGRQHARGLLRGGAPLIRGMRIILGPLAHGLVSVSNRVTPGLSQSTSFASEEQLLSIIDEAAENELIEQDDRELIHSVFDFTDRYVREVMVPRTDMVTVDAAATSREALALFLEKGVSRVPLADDDADDVVGMLYLKDLVQFGFRDEAGWRDAPIRRIARPAVFVPESMKAETLLQQMKRDAVHVCLAVDEYGGISGLVTLEDLIEELVGEIADEYDAPSTEVVALDDGRYRVSARLGLDEVGDLFGLELDDEDVDSIGGLLGKALGRIPQPGATAEHSGLVMTGGASRGRNRGIATVFVERADPTDDDADADESARERNDR
- the ybeY gene encoding rRNA maturation RNase YbeY; this encodes MTIEINNESGYDIDEQVLLRLMEYNLAELHVSADADVAIVLVDEGAMESLHVQWMDEPGPTDVLSFPMDELRPGSEDAPTPAGLLGDIVLCPSVAEAQAVTAKHSTQDELILLTTHGLLHLLGFDHAEPDEEREMFGLQRELITGFQAVERRRSA
- a CDS encoding NADP-dependent oxidoreductase, whose product is MAKRWTASAPGPIDTWSFDEIDVSPPGRGEVTIRVHAAGVNPADAKHVAQARPGATFPVPIGYELSGEVVAVGQDAVGGTGELSVGDDVVAFRVQGAYATDITVPARDVFAKPANLSHPEAANLLLAGTTAAEMIQVTRVEAGDTVLLHAASGAVGVSLLQQARELGVRVIGTVGSDSPASADRVRGYGGIPVAYGPGLRERVEKAANGAPIAAAWDAVGTDEAIDVSLAVVAERDRIVTIVDPERAKRDGFLWIAGSRPESARFRDIARARVLELAASGALEVPLARTYPLAEAVDAVRFVMAGHPGGKVALVP
- a CDS encoding 16S rRNA (uracil(1498)-N(3))-methyltransferase — encoded protein: MALHFVTDEAASAQPGDAISLTGAEAHHAAAVRRVRVDEAVTLGDGHGAWLDGVVVAATPKQVDVRVTGRVDVAAAVPRFVLVQALAKGDRDELAVQAATELGIDAIVPWQAARSVSRWDAKAEKGLARWRTIVREAAKQAHRAWIPEVDGIARTADLVRLAATATVLVLEPSASDRLTSVAAETSDGRDVVLVVGPEGGIAPEELDALLEAGARLVRLGDTVLRTSTAGAAAISVLSAAHGRW
- a CDS encoding GNAT family protein; protein product: MRLRPVVDADLPAMVRYRGDAEVCRFLPFEPQTADDIRSRIGHLFGGTALTGERGGVVLVIERTSDDAVVGDLVLFHLDALTGTAEIGWVIDPAASGAGLATEAVRALIDTAFGLYGLRRLVARIDAENARSLALAARLGMRREAHLIENEWFKGRWSDEIDFGLLQREWTAGE
- the era gene encoding GTPase Era codes for the protein MSDTRSGFVTFVGRPNVGKSTLTNALVGEKVAITSDKPQTTRRAIRGIVNRPGGQLVVVDTPGIHRPRTLLGQRLNDLVEQVLGDVDVIAFCAPATEKVGPGDRRIAESLSGYPRAKKVALVTKTDAATREQITERLIEVDSLREDWAAVIPLSAVTNDQLDVLSDELLALMPEGPALYDAGVTTDETVEDRIAEIIREAALYGVRDELPHSIAVTVDDVAPREGSDLTDVWANIVVERDSQKAIIIGRKGSRLADVGARARAGIEPLVGGRVYLSLHVRVAKEWQRDAKQLGRLGF
- a CDS encoding HIT domain-containing protein; protein product: MSEPSIFTRILQGEIPAEIVAETENVFAIRDIAPQAPVHLLVIPKTQQYRNVVELAAADPDLLTEVVGLANTVAAEHADGDFRLIFNTGEGAGQTVFHVHAHVLAGGLNEKSLGG
- a CDS encoding PhoH family protein, whose amino-acid sequence is MVQLLGPQDRLLRVVEKEHPTVDVHVRGNEVTLSGEAGAVRAARGLVDELLAMTRSGQGLDPSDVSSSNRMLRSDGGPRPSEVMGEAILSSRGKVIRPKTAGQKAYVDAIEENTIVFGIGPAGTGKTYLAMAKAVQALQRKEVSRIILTRPAVEAGERLGFLPGTLTDKIDPYLRPLYDALNEMMDPEIVPKLMATGTIEVAPLAYMRGRTLNDSFVVLDEAQNTTPEQMKMFLTRLGFGTRMVVTGDITQIDLPQGASGLRLVTRVLSDVDDIHFSYLTSDDVVRHTLVGRIVDAYTEYDEKRLVARRERDEATEFANRAERRGPRAAGPRDHLPRRNRS